Within the Peptococcus niger genome, the region TGCTTCCAGATGGAAGTGGCTTTGACTTATTAAAAGAAGTTAGACAGACTTCTAATGTGGCAGTTATTATTCTATCTGCTCTTGATGGAATAGATGATCGGAGAGAAGGTTTTGAAAATAAGGCAGATGACTATCTAGTTAAGCCTTTTTTCCCAGATGAACTTCTCTGGAGAATTGATGCAGTTTTGAGAAGAAGCAAAAAAATTAAAGGTGAAGAAAAGATAAATTTAGGGAATGTGATTTTCGATAAATCCAAGGGAATACTTGAAAAAAATGGCGAAGAAATTGCTTTAACAGCCAAACAGTTTAAAATTCTAGATTACTTGTCTGAGAATATAAATAGGATTGTTTCCATTGACCGAATCATAGACAATGTTTGGGAAGATTCTTATGGTTATGAGAATACTTTAATAACACACATATATAGACTGCGTGAGAAACTCGAGGATAATCCTAGGGATCCTAAAATCTTAATTACTATAAAGGGCCTTGGCTATAAGCTTGTTAAAGAGGATTAATAATGTTTAATTACATATTGAAAAGGTTTCAAAAAATTGTTGTTAGAATCTTGTTTTTAATGTTTTTTCTAATAGTTCTACTCACGACTTTTCTCTACTTAAATTACAGGTTAAATAATCAATATCCCAACCCTGATTATGTTTATTCTTATGTAGAAGACAATAAGGGGAGAGCTTATCTAAATGAAAAAAATAGGGAGTTTTTAAAAGAAAAAGATATTTGGTCGATAAGACTTGATAAGAATGGAAGAGTCGTAGAAAGTTTTAATAAGCCAAAAGAAGTTAAGGTCAAATTTGACATCACAGATGTTGCAAGATTCACTAGATTTTATTTGAATGATTACCCTGTATTTACATACATTGCAGGGGATGGCTTGATTTTATTTGCCTATCCCAAAAATTCTTTGGATAAATTACCCTTTAATTATTATAACTACAAGAACTTTATTTCTAATTTAGAATTAGTTCTTCTGTTTTTTATTTTATTTTTAATATTTGTCTATATTATTTATAGAATTGATATTAAAGATATTTTTAAAAACATCTTACCATTTCAAAGAGCGATAGATAATCTCTATGAAGATGACTATGAAAAGTTAGATGAATATGGAGAATTAAAAGACCTGGCTGTTAGCATAAATAAGGCAAATGAAAAATATAATAACTTAAAAGGGTCTCAAGGCAAATGGATCAGAGGTGTAAGTCATGATGTGAGGACACCGCTTGCAAAAATTTCATGGGAATTAAGTAAAGAAAATAAAGGATCTCTTGATATTGAAAATATACAAGAACAAGTCGTAAAAATTTCAAATATTTTAGAGGGCTTAAACCTCGCTATATCGCTTTCCAATATAGATAACGATAATTTTAGAGAAGAAAGCCCGTTAAAAGTGATTCGTAAACTCATAGTAGATAAACTAAATGAAGCCCCAGAGAGAGAAATTATTTTTGAAAACAATATAAAAAACCAA harbors:
- a CDS encoding response regulator transcription factor, translating into MDFREKFSILVVDDEKSLLENLYNFLKSKGFKKVYTAKSLEESRFKLENFKIDLIVLDLMLPDGSGFDLLKEVRQTSNVAVIILSALDGIDDRREGFENKADDYLVKPFFPDELLWRIDAVLRRSKKIKGEEKINLGNVIFDKSKGILEKNGEEIALTAKQFKILDYLSENINRIVSIDRIIDNVWEDSYGYENTLITHIYRLREKLEDNPRDPKILITIKGLGYKLVKED
- a CDS encoding sensor histidine kinase, which translates into the protein MFNYILKRFQKIVVRILFLMFFLIVLLTTFLYLNYRLNNQYPNPDYVYSYVEDNKGRAYLNEKNREFLKEKDIWSIRLDKNGRVVESFNKPKEVKVKFDITDVARFTRFYLNDYPVFTYIAGDGLILFAYPKNSLDKLPFNYYNYKNFISNLELVLLFFILFLIFVYIIYRIDIKDIFKNILPFQRAIDNLYEDDYEKLDEYGELKDLAVSINKANEKYNNLKGSQGKWIRGVSHDVRTPLAKISWELSKENKGSLDIENIQEQVVKISNILEGLNLAISLSNIDNDNFREESPLKVIRKLIVDKLNEAPEREIIFENNIKNQNINIKMDPNLFYRMLENILKNSLIYTNGKIKVTISDFEDILIITILDEGGGISESIIRKINEEDLTNITRHGLGIFISKQIVELHDGTFIIKNKHPGLEVSFVFGHIN